A region from the Lolium perenne isolate Kyuss_39 chromosome 4, Kyuss_2.0, whole genome shotgun sequence genome encodes:
- the LOC127292476 gene encoding indole-3-acetaldehyde oxidase isoform X1 produces the protein MGSLGKDAPSSAAPAGEGSSSVVLAVNGVRREAAGVHPSMTLLEFLRTRTPVRGPKLGCGEGGCGACVVLISKYDPATDEVTEFSASSCLTLVGSLNHCSVTTSEGIGNTRDGYHPVQQRLAGFHASQCGFCTPGMCMSIFSALVKADKPGATSDAAPAPTGFSKLTCSEAEHAVSGNLCRCTGYRPIVDTCKSFAADVDLEDLGLNSFWKKGADRADVDKLPAYSAGAVCTFPEFLKAEIKSSLEHQTNDVPPVIAGDDGWYHPKSIQELHSLFDANWFDETSVKIVASNTGAGVYKEQDLYEKYIDIKGIPELSVIDRSSKGVEIGAAVSITKAIEVFSDGTPVFRKIAGHLSKVASPFVRNTATIGGNLIMAQRLRFPSDIATVLLAAGTTVTIHTASKMLCLTLEEFLEQPPYDAKTILLSIFVPDWGSESVIFETSRAAPRPFGNAVSYVNSAFLARTSGDLLIEEICLAFGAFGVDHAIRARKVEDFLKGKSVSAPVILEAVQLLKDVITPSGDTTHPEYRVSLAVSFLFTFLSSLSKDLVEPTKDIIPNGSDVNGIMNGSTEYLPEKNAEVASDDLPIRSRQELVFTDEYKPVGKPITKAGAELQASGEAVYVDDIPAPKDCLYGAFIYSTHPHAHIKGVNFKSSLAAQKVITVISAKDIPAGGKNVGSVFPKLGEEALFGDPVSEFAGQNIGVVIAETQKYAYMAAKQAVIEYSTENLEPPILTIEDAIQHNSYFHPPPFLVPRPVGDFDKGMSEADHKILSGEVKLESQYYFYMETQTALAIPDEDNCITIYSSTQIPEVTQNIVADLLGLPYHNVRIITRRVGGGFGGKAMKGCHVACACALAAYKLRRPVRMYLDRKTDMIMAGGRHPMKVKYNVGFKSDGTLTALHMDLGINAGISPDMSPLMPSAIIGSLKKYNWGALAFDVKVCKTNVSSKSAVRAPGDVQGSFIAEAIIEHVASTLGADTNSVRRKNLHGIESLTAFYGDAVGDAATYSLVDMFDRLAASPEYRSRAAAVEQFNGTSKWKKRGISCVPITYEVRLRPSPGKVSIMNDGSIAVEVGGVEIGQGLYTKVKQMTAFGLAELVPDADGLLDKVRVIQADSLSMVQGGFTGGSTTSEVSCEAVRLSCATLVERLKPIKESMEAKSGAAAPWSALIAQASMASVNLSAHAYWTPDPAFVKYINYGAGVSEVEIDVLTGATTILRSDLLYDCGQSLNPAVDLGQVEGSFVQGVGFFTNEEYATNADGMVINDGTWTYKIPTVDTIPKQLNVELINSARDHKRVLSSKASGEPPLLLAASVHCAMREAIRAARTEFSADSPLTFQMDVPATMAHVKELCGLDVVERHLQSLSAAAAAKA, from the exons ATGGGATCGCTGGGGAAGGATGCGCCGTCATCGGCGGCGCCGGCGGGGGAGGGCAGCTCGAGCGTGGTGCTGGCGGTGAACGGCGTGCGGCGCGAGGCCGCCGGCGTCCACCCGTCCATGACGCTGCTCGAGTTCCTCCGCACCAGGACGCCCGTCCGGGGACCCAAGCTCGGCTGCGGCGAAG GTGGATGCGGCGCATGCGTGGTCCTGATCTCGAAGTACGACCCGGCCACCGACGAGGTGACCGAGTTCTCGGCGAGCTCCTGCCTGACGCTCGTCGGCAGCCTGAACCACTGCTCGGTGACCACCAGCGAGGGCATCGGCAACACCCGCGATGGCTACCACCCGGTGCAGCAGCGCCTCGCCGGCTTCCACGCCTCCCAGTGCGGCTTCTGCACCCCCGGCATGTGCATGTCCATCTTCTCCGCGCTCGTCAAGGCCGACAAGCCTGGCGCCACCAGCGATGCGGCCCCGGCGCCGACCGGGTTCTCCAAGCTCACCTGCTCCGAGGCCGAGCACGCCGTATCCGGCAACCTCTGCCGCTGCACCGGCTACCGGCCCATCGTTGACACCTGCAAGAGCTTCGCCGCCGACGTCGACCTCGAGGACCTCGGCCTCAACTCCTTCTGGAAGAAAGGCGCTGACCGTGCCGACGTCGACAAGCTGCCGGCATACTCCGCGGGTGCCGTGTGCACGTTCCCCGAGTTCCTCAAGGCCGAGATCAAGTCCTCCCTGGAACATCAAACGAACGATGTCCCGCCGGTGATCGCCGGCGACGACGGCTGGTACCATCCCAAGAGTATCCAGGAGCTGCACAGCCTCTTCGACGCCAACTGGTTCGATGAAACTTCAGTCAAGATCGTGGCGTCCAACACCGGCGCAGGAGTGTACAAAGAGCAAGACCTCTACGAGAAGTACATCGACATCAAAGGGATCCCGGAGCTGTCAGTCATCGACAGGAGCAGCAAGGGGGTGGAGATCGGTGCGGCCGTGTCCATCACCAAAGCCATCGAGGTCTTCTCCGACGGCACTCCGGTGTTCAGAAAGATCGCCGGTCACCTCAGCAAGGTGGCCTCGCCGTTCGTCCGGAACACGGCGACCATCGGCGGCAACCTGATCATGGCGCAGCGGCTACGGTTCCCCTCGGACATCGCCACCGTCctcctcgccgccggcaccaccgtcACCATCCACACGGCTTCCAAGATGCTCTGCCTTACGCTGGAGGAGTTCCTCGAGCAGCCTCCCTACGACGCCAAGACAATACTACTCAGCATATTTGTCCCGGACTGGGGTTCAGAGAGTGTCATCTTTGAGACCTCCCGGGCAGCTCCGAGACCGTTCGGCAATGCTGTCTCCTATGTCAATTCTGCATTCCTGGCAAGGACTTCAGGGGACCTCCTCATCGAGGAAATCTGCCTCGCTTTCGGCGCTTTCGGTGTCGATCACGCGATCCGGGCTCGGAAGGTTGAGGACTTCTTGAAGGGGAAATCAGTGAGTGCgcctgtgatacttgaagcagttcAGTTGCTCAAAGATGTTATCACGCCGTCAGGAGACACCACACACCCGGAGTACAGAGTCAGCTTGGCTGTCAGTTTCTTGTTCACTTTCCTGTCTTCACTAAGCAAGGACCTGGTTGAACCGACAAAGGATATTATCCCCAACGGTTCTGATGTTAATGGGATCATGAATGGTAGCACTGAGTACTTACCTGAGAAGAATGCTGAGGTCGCTAGCGATGACTTGCCGATTCGCTCTAGGCAAGAACTTGTTTTCACTGACGAATACAAACCTGTCGGCAAACCAATCACAAAAGCCGGGGCAGAGCTACAGGCTTCAG GTGAGGCTGTGTATGTTGATGACATCCCTGCTCCCAAGGATTGCCTCTATGGAGCATTTATCTACAGCACACACCCTCATGCTCATATAAAGGGTGTCAACTTCAAATCATCTTTGGCTGCACAAAAGGTCATCACGGTTATCTCTGCAAAGGACATTCCTGCCGGTGGAAAGAACGTTGGATCAGTCTTCCCGAAACTCGGAGAAGAGGCGCTCTTCGGTGATCCGGTTTCGGAATTTGCTGGTCAAAATATTGGCGTTGTG ATCGCTGAAACACAGAAGTACGCCTATATGGCAGCAAAGCAAGCTGTCATCGAGTACAGCACCGAGAATCTTGAGCCGCCAATTCTGACAATAGAGGATGCTATCCAACATAACAGCTACTTCCATCCTCCCCCATTTTTGGTTCCTCGGCCAGTTGGGGACTTCGACAAGGGGATGTCTGAAGCTGATCACAAGATATTGTCAGGAGAG GTGAAACTTGAGTCCCAGTACTACTTCTACATGGAGACGCAGACCGCTTTGGCCATCCCGGACGAAGATAACTGTATCACCATCTACTCCTCGACGCAGATACCTGAAGTCACTCAGAATATCGTCGCAGACCTCCTCGGCCTTCCGTACCACAATGTTCGTATCATCACGAGAAGAGTTGGCGGTGGCTTCGGTGGGAAGGCAATGAAAGGATGCCAT GTGGCATGTGCGTGTGCACTTGCAGCCTACAAGCTGCGGCGCCCTGTCCGGATGTACCTTGACCGCAAGACGGACATGATAATGGCCGGAGGgcggcaccccatgaaggtgaagTACAACGTCGGGTTCAAGTCGGACGGCACTTTAACAGCCCTACACATGGACCTCGGGATCAACGCTGGTATATCGCCCGACATGAGCCCGTTGATGCCGTCGGCCATCATCGGCTCCCTGAAGAAGTACAACTGGGGCGCCCTGGCCTTCGACGTCAAGGTGTGCAAGACCAACGTGTCGTCCAAGTCGGCGGTGCGGGCACCCGGCGACGTGCAGGGCTCCTTCATTGCGGAGGCCATCATCGAGCACGTTGCGTCGACGCTCGGCGCCGACACCAACTCCGTCCGGAGGAAGAACCTCCACGGCATCGAGAGCCTCACGGCGTTCTACGGGGACGCCGTGGGGGATGCCGCCACGTACAGCCTCGTCGACATGTTCGACAGGCTCGCCGCGTCGCCGGAGtaccggagcagggcggcggcggtggagcagTTCAACGGCACCAGCAAGTGGAAGAAGCGCGGCATCTCGTGCGTGCCGATCACGTACGAGGTGAGGCTCCGGCCGTCGCCGGGGAAGGTGTCGATCATGAACGACGGGTCCATCGCCGTCGAGGTCGGCGGCGTGGAGATCGGCCAGGGGCTGTACACCAAGGTGAAGCAGATGACGGCGTTCGGGCTGGCGGAGCTCGTCCCTGACGCCGACGGGCTCCTGGACAAGGTGCGCGTGATCCAGGCCGACTCGCTGAGCATGGTCCAGGGCGGTTTCACTGGCGGGAGCACCACCTCCGAGGTTAGCTGCGAGGCGGTCCGGCTGTCGTGCGCCACGCTCGTCGAGCGCCTCAAGCCCATCAAGGAGAGCATGGAGGCCAAATCCGGCGCGGCGGCGCCGTGGAGCGCCTTGATCGCCCAGGCGTCGATGGCGAGCGTGAACCTGTCGGCGCACGCCTACTGGACGCCCGACCCGGCGTTCGTAAAATACATCAACTACGGCGCCGGCGTCAGCGAGGTGGAGATCGACGTGCTGACGGGAGCGACGACGATCCTGAGGAGCGACCTGCTGTACGACTGCGGGCAGAGCCTGAACCCGGCGGTGGACCTCGGCCAG GTGGAGGGGTCGTTCGTGCAAGGCGTGGGGTTCTTCACGAACGAGGAGTACGCGACGAACGCGGACGGGATGGTGATCAACGACGGCACGTGGACGTACAAGATCCCCACGGTGGACACCATCCCCAAGCAGCTCAACGTGGAGCTCATCAACAGCGCACGCGACCACAAGCGGGTGCTCTCCTCCAAGGCCTCCGGcgagccgccgctgctgctggcCGCGTCCGTGCACTGCGCCATGCGGGAGGCCATCCGCGCGGCCAGGACCGAGTTCTCCGCCGACTCGCCGCTCACGTTCCAGATGGACGTGCCGGCCACCATGGCCCACGTCAAGGAGCTCTGCGGCCTCGACGTCGTCGAGAGGCACCTACAGagcctctccgccgccgccgctgcaaaGGCGTGA
- the LOC127292476 gene encoding indole-3-acetaldehyde oxidase isoform X2 — MGSLGKGAAAAGESSRVVLAVNGVRREAAGVHPSMTLLEFLRTKTPVRGPKLGCGEGGCGACVVLISKYDPATDEVTEFSASSCLTLVGSLNHCSVTTSEGIGNTRDGYHPVQQRLAGFHASQCGFCTPGMCMSIFSALVKADKPGATSDAAPAPTGFSKLTCSEAEHAVSGNLCRCTGYRPIVDTCKSFAADVDLEDLGLNSFWKKGADRADVDKLPAYSAGAVCTFPEFLKAEIKSSLEHQTNDVPPVIAGDDGWYHPKSIQELHSLFDANWFDETSVKIVASNTGAGVYKEQDLYEKYIDIKGIPELSVIDRSSKGVEIGAAVSITKAIEVFSDGTPVFRKIAGHLSKVASPFVRNTATIGGNLIMAQRLRFPSDIATVLLAAGTTVTIHTASKMLCLTLEEFLEQPPYDAKTILLSIFVPDWGSESVIFETSRAAPRPFGNAVSYVNSAFLARTSGDLLIEEICLAFGAFGVDHAIRARKVEDFLKGKSVSAPVILEAVQLLKDVITPSGDTTHPEYRVSLAVSFLFTFLSSLSKDLVEPTKDIIPNGSDVNGIMNGSTEYLPEKNAEVASDDLPIRSRQELVFTDEYKPVGKPITKAGAELQASGEAVYVDDIPAPKDCLYGAFIYSTHPHAHIKGVNFKSSLAAQKVITVISAKDIPAGGKNVGSVFPKLGEEALFGDPVSEFAGQNIGVVIAETQKYAYMAAKQAVIEYSTENLEPPILTIEDAIQHNSYFHPPPFLVPRPVGDFDKGMSEADHKILSGEVKLESQYYFYMETQTALAIPDEDNCITIYSSTQIPEVTQNIVADLLGLPYHNVRIITRRVGGGFGGKAMKGCHVACACALAAYKLRRPVRMYLDRKTDMIMAGGRHPMKVKYNVGFKSDGTLTALHMDLGINAGISPDMSPLMPSAIIGSLKKYNWGALAFDVKVCKTNVSSKSAVRAPGDVQGSFIAEAIIEHVASTLGADTNSVRRKNLHGIESLTAFYGDAVGDAATYSLVDMFDRLAASPEYRSRAAAVEQFNGTSKWKKRGISCVPITYEVRLRPSPGKVSIMNDGSIAVEVGGVEIGQGLYTKVKQMTAFGLAELVPDADGLLDKVRVIQADSLSMVQGGFTGGSTTSEVSCEAVRLSCATLVERLKPIKESMEAKSGAAAPWSALIAQASMASVNLSAHAYWTPDPAFVKYINYGAGVSEVEIDVLTGATTILRSDLLYDCGQSLNPAVDLGQVEGSFVQGVGFFTNEEYATNADGMVINDGTWTYKIPTVDTIPKQLNVELINSARDHKRVLSSKASGEPPLLLAASVHCAMREAIRAARTEFSADSPLTFQMDVPATMAHVKELCGLDVVERHLQSLSAAAAAKA; from the exons ATGGGGTCGTTGGGGAAGGGTGCGGCGGCCGCGGGAGAGAGCTCGCGGGTGGTGCTGGCGGTGAACGGCGTGCGCCGCGAGGCGGCCGGCGTTCACCCGTCCATGACGCTGCTCGAGTTCCTCCGCACCAAGACGCCGGTCCGGGGACCCAAGCTCGGCTGCGGCGAAG GTGGATGCGGCGCATGCGTGGTCCTGATCTCGAAGTACGACCCGGCCACCGACGAGGTGACCGAGTTCTCGGCGAGCTCCTGCCTGACGCTCGTCGGCAGCCTGAACCACTGCTCGGTGACCACCAGCGAGGGCATCGGCAACACCCGCGATGGCTACCACCCGGTGCAGCAGCGCCTCGCCGGCTTCCACGCCTCCCAGTGCGGCTTCTGCACCCCCGGCATGTGCATGTCCATCTTCTCCGCGCTCGTCAAGGCCGACAAGCCTGGCGCCACCAGCGATGCGGCCCCGGCGCCGACCGGGTTCTCCAAGCTCACCTGCTCCGAGGCCGAGCACGCCGTATCCGGCAACCTCTGCCGCTGCACCGGCTACCGGCCCATCGTTGACACCTGCAAGAGCTTCGCCGCCGACGTCGACCTCGAGGACCTCGGCCTCAACTCCTTCTGGAAGAAAGGCGCTGACCGTGCCGACGTCGACAAGCTGCCGGCATACTCCGCGGGTGCCGTGTGCACGTTCCCCGAGTTCCTCAAGGCCGAGATCAAGTCCTCCCTGGAACATCAAACGAACGATGTCCCGCCGGTGATCGCCGGCGACGACGGCTGGTACCATCCCAAGAGTATCCAGGAGCTGCACAGCCTCTTCGACGCCAACTGGTTCGATGAAACTTCAGTCAAGATCGTGGCGTCCAACACCGGCGCAGGAGTGTACAAAGAGCAAGACCTCTACGAGAAGTACATCGACATCAAAGGGATCCCGGAGCTGTCAGTCATCGACAGGAGCAGCAAGGGGGTGGAGATCGGTGCGGCCGTGTCCATCACCAAAGCCATCGAGGTCTTCTCCGACGGCACTCCGGTGTTCAGAAAGATCGCCGGTCACCTCAGCAAGGTGGCCTCGCCGTTCGTCCGGAACACGGCGACCATCGGCGGCAACCTGATCATGGCGCAGCGGCTACGGTTCCCCTCGGACATCGCCACCGTCctcctcgccgccggcaccaccgtcACCATCCACACGGCTTCCAAGATGCTCTGCCTTACGCTGGAGGAGTTCCTCGAGCAGCCTCCCTACGACGCCAAGACAATACTACTCAGCATATTTGTCCCGGACTGGGGTTCAGAGAGTGTCATCTTTGAGACCTCCCGGGCAGCTCCGAGACCGTTCGGCAATGCTGTCTCCTATGTCAATTCTGCATTCCTGGCAAGGACTTCAGGGGACCTCCTCATCGAGGAAATCTGCCTCGCTTTCGGCGCTTTCGGTGTCGATCACGCGATCCGGGCTCGGAAGGTTGAGGACTTCTTGAAGGGGAAATCAGTGAGTGCgcctgtgatacttgaagcagttcAGTTGCTCAAAGATGTTATCACGCCGTCAGGAGACACCACACACCCGGAGTACAGAGTCAGCTTGGCTGTCAGTTTCTTGTTCACTTTCCTGTCTTCACTAAGCAAGGACCTGGTTGAACCGACAAAGGATATTATCCCCAACGGTTCTGATGTTAATGGGATCATGAATGGTAGCACTGAGTACTTACCTGAGAAGAATGCTGAGGTCGCTAGCGATGACTTGCCGATTCGCTCTAGGCAAGAACTTGTTTTCACTGACGAATACAAACCTGTCGGCAAACCAATCACAAAAGCCGGGGCAGAGCTACAGGCTTCAG GTGAGGCTGTGTATGTTGATGACATCCCTGCTCCCAAGGATTGCCTCTATGGAGCATTTATCTACAGCACACACCCTCATGCTCATATAAAGGGTGTCAACTTCAAATCATCTTTGGCTGCACAAAAGGTCATCACGGTTATCTCTGCAAAGGACATTCCTGCCGGTGGAAAGAACGTTGGATCAGTCTTCCCGAAACTCGGAGAAGAGGCGCTCTTCGGTGATCCGGTTTCGGAATTTGCTGGTCAAAATATTGGCGTTGTG ATCGCTGAAACACAGAAGTACGCCTATATGGCAGCAAAGCAAGCTGTCATCGAGTACAGCACCGAGAATCTTGAGCCGCCAATTCTGACAATAGAGGATGCTATCCAACATAACAGCTACTTCCATCCTCCCCCATTTTTGGTTCCTCGGCCAGTTGGGGACTTCGACAAGGGGATGTCTGAAGCTGATCACAAGATATTGTCAGGAGAG GTGAAACTTGAGTCCCAGTACTACTTCTACATGGAGACGCAGACCGCTTTGGCCATCCCGGACGAAGATAACTGTATCACCATCTACTCCTCGACGCAGATACCTGAAGTCACTCAGAATATCGTCGCAGACCTCCTCGGCCTTCCGTACCACAATGTTCGTATCATCACGAGAAGAGTTGGCGGTGGCTTCGGTGGGAAGGCAATGAAAGGATGCCAT GTGGCATGTGCGTGTGCACTTGCAGCCTACAAGCTGCGGCGCCCTGTCCGGATGTACCTTGACCGCAAGACGGACATGATAATGGCCGGAGGgcggcaccccatgaaggtgaagTACAACGTCGGGTTCAAGTCGGACGGCACTTTAACAGCCCTACACATGGACCTCGGGATCAACGCTGGTATATCGCCCGACATGAGCCCGTTGATGCCGTCGGCCATCATCGGCTCCCTGAAGAAGTACAACTGGGGCGCCCTGGCCTTCGACGTCAAGGTGTGCAAGACCAACGTGTCGTCCAAGTCGGCGGTGCGGGCACCCGGCGACGTGCAGGGCTCCTTCATTGCGGAGGCCATCATCGAGCACGTTGCGTCGACGCTCGGCGCCGACACCAACTCCGTCCGGAGGAAGAACCTCCACGGCATCGAGAGCCTCACGGCGTTCTACGGGGACGCCGTGGGGGATGCCGCCACGTACAGCCTCGTCGACATGTTCGACAGGCTCGCCGCGTCGCCGGAGtaccggagcagggcggcggcggtggagcagTTCAACGGCACCAGCAAGTGGAAGAAGCGCGGCATCTCGTGCGTGCCGATCACGTACGAGGTGAGGCTCCGGCCGTCGCCGGGGAAGGTGTCGATCATGAACGACGGGTCCATCGCCGTCGAGGTCGGCGGCGTGGAGATCGGCCAGGGGCTGTACACCAAGGTGAAGCAGATGACGGCGTTCGGGCTGGCGGAGCTCGTCCCTGACGCCGACGGGCTCCTGGACAAGGTGCGCGTGATCCAGGCCGACTCGCTGAGCATGGTCCAGGGCGGTTTCACTGGCGGGAGCACCACCTCCGAGGTTAGCTGCGAGGCGGTCCGGCTGTCGTGCGCCACGCTCGTCGAGCGCCTCAAGCCCATCAAGGAGAGCATGGAGGCCAAATCCGGCGCGGCGGCGCCGTGGAGCGCCTTGATCGCCCAGGCGTCGATGGCGAGCGTGAACCTGTCGGCGCACGCCTACTGGACGCCCGACCCGGCGTTCGTAAAATACATCAACTACGGCGCCGGCGTCAGCGAGGTGGAGATCGACGTGCTGACGGGAGCGACGACGATCCTGAGGAGCGACCTGCTGTACGACTGCGGGCAGAGCCTGAACCCGGCGGTGGACCTCGGCCAG GTGGAGGGGTCGTTCGTGCAAGGCGTGGGGTTCTTCACGAACGAGGAGTACGCGACGAACGCGGACGGGATGGTGATCAACGACGGCACGTGGACGTACAAGATCCCCACGGTGGACACCATCCCCAAGCAGCTCAACGTGGAGCTCATCAACAGCGCACGCGACCACAAGCGGGTGCTCTCCTCCAAGGCCTCCGGcgagccgccgctgctgctggcCGCGTCCGTGCACTGCGCCATGCGGGAGGCCATCCGCGCGGCCAGGACCGAGTTCTCCGCCGACTCGCCGCTCACGTTCCAGATGGACGTGCCGGCCACCATGGCCCACGTCAAGGAGCTCTGCGGCCTCGACGTCGTCGAGAGGCACCTACAGagcctctccgccgccgccgctgcaaaGGCGTGA